A section of the Streptomyces sp. NBC_00178 genome encodes:
- the aroC gene encoding chorismate synthase: MSRLRWLTAGESHGPALVATLEGLPAGIPVTTEMVADALARRRLGYGRGARMKFEKDEVTFLGGVRHGLTMGSPVAVMVGNTEWPKWEQVMSADPVDPEVLATQARNAPLTRPRPGHADLAGMQKYGFDEARPVLERASARETAARVALGAVARSYLKETAGIEIVSHVVELAAAKAPYGVYPKPSDVERLDADPVRCLDADASKAMVAEIDQAHKDGDTLGGVVEVLAYGVPVGLGSHVHWDRRLDARLAAALMGIQAIKGVEVGDGFDLARVPGSKAHDEILATENGIKRASGRSGGTEGGLTTGELLRVRAAMKPIATVPKALATVDVVTGEAAKAHHQRSDVCAVPAAGIVAEAMVALVLADAVAEKFGGDSVAETHRNVQSYLSHLQIR; encoded by the coding sequence TTGAGCAGGTTGCGCTGGCTGACCGCGGGGGAGTCGCACGGCCCCGCACTGGTGGCGACGCTGGAGGGCCTTCCCGCCGGCATCCCCGTCACCACGGAGATGGTGGCGGACGCGCTCGCCCGGCGCCGGCTCGGTTACGGGCGCGGCGCGCGGATGAAGTTCGAGAAGGACGAGGTCACCTTCCTCGGCGGCGTCCGGCACGGCCTGACCATGGGTTCCCCCGTCGCCGTCATGGTGGGCAACACCGAGTGGCCCAAGTGGGAGCAGGTCATGTCGGCCGACCCGGTCGACCCCGAGGTGCTGGCCACACAGGCCCGCAACGCCCCCCTGACCCGCCCCCGGCCCGGTCACGCCGACCTCGCGGGGATGCAGAAGTACGGCTTTGACGAGGCCCGGCCGGTCCTGGAACGCGCCAGCGCCCGGGAGACCGCGGCGCGTGTCGCCCTCGGCGCGGTGGCCCGCTCCTACCTCAAGGAGACCGCGGGCATCGAGATCGTCAGCCACGTCGTCGAACTGGCCGCCGCCAAGGCGCCGTACGGCGTCTACCCCAAGCCGTCCGACGTCGAGCGCCTCGACGCCGACCCCGTGCGCTGCCTGGACGCCGACGCGTCGAAGGCGATGGTCGCGGAGATCGACCAGGCCCACAAGGACGGCGACACCCTCGGCGGCGTCGTCGAGGTGCTCGCCTACGGCGTACCCGTGGGCCTCGGCTCGCACGTGCACTGGGACCGCAGGCTCGACGCCCGTCTCGCCGCGGCCCTCATGGGCATCCAGGCCATCAAGGGCGTCGAGGTCGGCGACGGCTTCGACCTCGCCCGGGTGCCGGGATCCAAGGCGCACGACGAGATCCTCGCCACCGAGAACGGCATCAAGCGCGCCTCCGGCCGCTCCGGCGGCACCGAGGGCGGTCTCACCACCGGTGAGCTGCTGCGGGTCCGCGCGGCGATGAAGCCCATCGCCACCGTGCCCAAGGCGCTGGCCACCGTCGACGTCGTGACCGGTGAGGCGGCGAAGGCCCACCACCAGCGCTCCGACGTCTGCGCGGTCCCGGCCGCCGGCATCGTGGCCGAGGCCATGGTCGCCCTGGTGCTGGCCGACGCGGTAGCGGAGAAGTTCGGCGGCGACAGCGTCGCCGAGACCCACCGCAACGTGCAGTCGTACCTCTCCCACCTCCAGATCCGGTGA
- a CDS encoding shikimate dehydrogenase — MSTTRRAAVLGSPIAHSLSPALHRAAYAELGLHDWSYDRFEVDEAALPAFVEGLDASWAGLSLTMPLKRAVIPLLDEITATAAAVEAVNTVVLTRDGRRTGDNTDIPGMVAALRERGVDKVESAAILGAGATASSALGALSEICTGPVTAYVRSRERADEMRGWGERLGVDVRTEDWTEAATALSAPLVVATTPAGTTDTLSGAVPDAPGTLFDVLYEPWPTALASRWSAAGGDVVGGLDLLVHQAVLQVEQMTGRSPGPLAAMRAAGERALAARDTP; from the coding sequence GTGAGCACCACCCGTCGCGCGGCCGTCCTGGGCTCGCCGATCGCCCACTCGCTGTCCCCGGCCCTGCACCGGGCCGCTTACGCCGAGCTGGGTCTGCACGACTGGTCGTACGACCGGTTCGAGGTGGACGAGGCCGCGCTGCCCGCGTTCGTCGAAGGACTGGACGCCTCATGGGCCGGCCTCTCCCTGACGATGCCGCTCAAGCGGGCGGTCATCCCGCTGCTCGACGAGATCACGGCGACCGCAGCGGCGGTCGAGGCCGTCAACACCGTCGTGCTCACCCGGGACGGCAGACGGACGGGTGACAACACGGACATCCCGGGTATGGTCGCGGCCCTGCGCGAACGGGGCGTGGACAAGGTCGAATCCGCGGCGATCCTCGGCGCCGGCGCCACGGCCTCCTCGGCGCTCGGCGCACTGTCCGAGATCTGCACAGGTCCGGTCACCGCCTACGTGCGCAGCCGGGAACGGGCCGACGAGATGCGCGGCTGGGGCGAGCGCCTCGGGGTCGACGTCCGTACCGAGGACTGGACGGAGGCCGCCACGGCGCTGAGCGCCCCCCTGGTCGTCGCGACGACACCGGCCGGCACGACGGACACCCTGTCCGGCGCGGTGCCCGACGCGCCCGGCACCCTGTTCGACGTCCTGTACGAACCCTGGCCCACGGCGCTCGCCTCCCGCTGGTCGGCGGCGGGCGGCGACGTCGTCGGCGGCCTGGACCTCCTCGTCCACCAGGCGGTCCTCCAGGTCGAGCAGATGACCGGACGGAGCCCCGGACCACTCGCCGCCATGCGGGCCGCGGGGGAGCGGGCGCTGGCGGCCCGGGACACCCCTTAG
- the mltG gene encoding endolytic transglycosylase MltG, which yields MTEYGRGSGSEPWHPEDPLYGDQGWEGREAAHGQGQYDGRQQPYAPDPYAAQQGYQQDPYAQQQHPQAPYAQQQYGAQQDPYAQQPQQDPYAQQQQQGPYAQQQQQDPYAQQQQQQAPYYQQQQHQQHGAPQDPYAQQPQQPHYDAGWDTGQQPAMPYGDQQPYANGPGGYGEQADHYGTPEAYPPPQPPGRREEAPAQKNPDWDQDVQEEETHPFFTGADAPATDRRSRDSDGPADDDEDDDDDPRDAQRGGGERRGKGKKKNRNGCACLGVSLILVGGLGGAGYFGYSYYQNQFGAAPDYTGSGTSSVEVEIPEGALGNEIANILKKAGVVKSSDAFISAQNGNPKGKSLQAGVYLLKKEMSADSAIALMLSPSSQNALIIPEGTSTVDVYKMIDTRLELKKGTTAKIAKAQAKSLGLPGWADDDPKIKDPLEGFLFPAAYAVPKGSKPEDALRKMVTRANKEYKPLELEKNAAKMKLKTPLELLTVASLVQKEGKYKHDFDKVARVVYNRLAPNLETAGRLEFDSTINYIRAESTLDLGPVDELRKIDDPYNTYKFTGLPLGPITNPGLDALNSAISPASGPWYYFVSVTEDKTLFAKTNEEHERNRREYEENKGDQ from the coding sequence ATGACTGAGTACGGCCGGGGCTCCGGCTCCGAACCATGGCATCCCGAGGACCCCTTGTACGGGGACCAGGGATGGGAGGGCCGCGAGGCCGCCCACGGCCAGGGCCAGTACGACGGCCGGCAGCAGCCCTACGCGCCGGACCCCTACGCCGCACAGCAGGGCTACCAGCAGGACCCTTACGCGCAGCAGCAGCACCCGCAGGCCCCGTACGCGCAGCAGCAGTACGGGGCCCAGCAGGACCCCTACGCCCAGCAGCCGCAGCAGGATCCCTACGCGCAACAGCAACAGCAGGGCCCCTACGCGCAGCAGCAACAGCAGGATCCCTACGCGCAGCAGCAACAGCAGCAGGCCCCGTACTACCAGCAGCAGCAGCACCAGCAGCACGGCGCTCCCCAGGACCCCTACGCCCAGCAACCGCAGCAGCCGCACTACGACGCCGGCTGGGACACGGGTCAGCAGCCCGCCATGCCGTACGGAGACCAGCAGCCCTACGCCAACGGACCCGGCGGCTACGGCGAGCAGGCCGACCACTACGGCACGCCTGAGGCCTACCCCCCGCCGCAGCCCCCGGGCCGCCGCGAGGAGGCGCCCGCACAGAAGAACCCGGACTGGGACCAGGACGTCCAGGAGGAGGAGACGCATCCTTTCTTCACGGGCGCGGACGCGCCGGCCACGGACCGGCGCTCGCGCGACTCCGACGGTCCCGCGGACGACGACGAGGACGACGACGACGACCCGCGTGACGCCCAGCGGGGCGGCGGCGAGCGCCGTGGCAAGGGCAAGAAGAAGAACCGCAACGGCTGCGCCTGCCTCGGCGTCTCGCTGATCCTCGTCGGAGGTCTCGGCGGGGCGGGTTACTTCGGCTACTCGTACTACCAGAACCAGTTCGGCGCGGCGCCCGACTACACGGGCAGCGGCACGAGCTCGGTCGAGGTCGAGATTCCGGAGGGCGCGCTCGGGAACGAGATCGCGAACATCCTGAAGAAGGCCGGCGTCGTGAAGTCGTCCGACGCCTTCATCTCGGCCCAGAACGGAAATCCCAAGGGGAAGTCGCTGCAGGCCGGTGTCTACCTCCTGAAGAAGGAGATGTCCGCCGACAGCGCCATCGCATTGATGCTCAGCCCGAGCAGTCAGAACGCGCTCATCATTCCCGAGGGCACGAGCACCGTCGATGTGTACAAGATGATCGACACGCGGCTGGAACTCAAGAAGGGCACCACCGCCAAGATCGCGAAGGCTCAGGCCAAGAGCCTGGGGCTGCCCGGCTGGGCGGACGACGACCCCAAGATCAAGGACCCGCTGGAAGGATTCCTCTTCCCTGCGGCCTACGCGGTGCCCAAGGGCTCGAAGCCCGAGGACGCGCTGAGGAAGATGGTCACCCGGGCCAACAAGGAGTACAAGCCGCTCGAACTCGAGAAGAACGCGGCGAAGATGAAACTCAAAACGCCGCTCGAACTCCTCACCGTGGCGAGCCTCGTCCAGAAAGAGGGCAAGTACAAACACGATTTCGACAAGGTCGCCAGAGTGGTCTACAACCGGCTCGCGCCGAACCTGGAGACCGCCGGACGCCTCGAATTCGACTCGACCATCAATTACATCCGGGCCGAGAGCACGCTCGATCTCGGACCGGTGGACGAGCTGCGGAAGATCGACGATCCGTACAACACCTACAAGTTCACGGGCCTGCCGCTCGGGCCGATCACGAACCCGGGCCTGGACGCGCTCAACTCGGCGATCAGCCCGGCCTCCGGCCCCTGGTACTACTTCGTCTCCGTGACCGAGGACAAGACGCTGTTCGCGAAGACCAACGAGGAGCACGAGCGCAACCGCCGGGAATACGAAGAGAACAAGGGCGACCAGTGA
- the ruvX gene encoding Holliday junction resolvase RuvX has translation MTPDMPQMRRGRRLAVDVGDARIGVASCDPDGILATPVETVPGRDVPAAHRRLGQIVEEYEPIEVILGLPRSLGGGEGPAAAKVRAFAQVFARAIAPIPVRLVDERMTTVTATQGLRASGVKSKKGRSVIDQAAAVVILQNALESERASGTAPGEGVEVVV, from the coding sequence ATGACGCCGGACATGCCGCAGATGCGCCGCGGACGCCGACTAGCCGTCGACGTCGGGGACGCCCGTATCGGGGTCGCCTCGTGCGACCCCGACGGGATTCTCGCCACGCCGGTGGAGACCGTGCCGGGACGTGACGTCCCGGCCGCCCACCGGCGGCTCGGCCAGATCGTCGAGGAGTACGAGCCGATCGAGGTCATCCTCGGACTGCCCCGCTCCCTCGGCGGGGGCGAGGGGCCGGCGGCCGCGAAGGTCCGCGCCTTCGCCCAGGTGTTCGCACGCGCGATCGCACCGATCCCCGTGCGTCTCGTGGACGAGAGGATGACCACAGTCACGGCCACGCAGGGGCTGCGGGCTTCGGGCGTGAAGTCCAAGAAGGGCCGGTCTGTCATCGACCAGGCTGCCGCTGTGGTGATCCTCCAGAACGCTCTGGAGTCCGAACGGGCGTCAGGCACTGCTCCGGGCGAGGGCGTCGAAGTGGTTGTCTGA
- the alaS gene encoding alanine--tRNA ligase, whose product MESAEIRRRWLSFFEERGHTVVPSASLIADDPTLLLVPAGMVPFKPYFLGEVKPPAPRVTSVQKCVRTPDIEEVGKTTRHGTFFQMCGNFSFGDYFKEGAIEFAWAALTNSLEDGGFGLDPERLWITVYLDDDEAEQIWRDKIGVPAERIQRLGKKDNFWSMGVPGPCGPCSEINYDRGPEFGVEGGPAVNDERYVEIWNLVFMQYERGAGDGKEDFPILGDLPSKNIDTGLGLERLAMILQGVQNMYETDTLRVVMDKATELTGVRYGADHGSDVSLRVVADHIRTSAMLIGDGVTPGNEGRGYVLRRIMRRAIRNMRLMGATGPVVRELIDVVVETMGLQYPELITDRKRIETVALAEEAAFLKALKGGTNILETAVTETKAAGGRVLAGDKAFLLHDTWGFPIDLTLEMAGEQGLSVDEEGFRRLMQEQRDKAKADAKAKKTGHADLSAYREVADRSGVTEFTGYTSTEGESTVVGLLVDGVPSPAASEGDEVEVVLDRTPFYAEGGGQLADQGRIRLDTGAVIHVRDVQQPVPGVSVHKGSVQVGEVTLGASAHASIDNTRRRAIARAHSATHLTHQALRDALGPTAAQAGSENSPGRFRFDFGSPAAVPGTVLTDVEQKINEVLARELDVQAEVMSIDDAKKQGAIAEFGEKYGERVRVVTIGDFSKELCGGTHVHNTAQLGLVKLLGESSIGSGVRRIEALVGVDAYNFLAKEHTVVAQLQELLKGRPEELPEKISGMLGKLKDAEKEIEKFRAEKVLQAAAGLVESAKDVRGVALVTGQVPDGTSADDLRKLVLDVRGRIQGGRPAVVALFTTANGRPLTVIATNEAARERGLKAGDLVRTAAKTLGGGGGGKPDVAQGGGQNPDAIGDAVAAVERLVTETA is encoded by the coding sequence ATGGAGTCGGCTGAAATTCGCCGCCGCTGGCTGAGCTTCTTCGAGGAGCGCGGTCACACCGTCGTGCCTTCGGCGTCGCTCATCGCGGACGACCCGACTCTGCTGCTGGTCCCCGCGGGCATGGTTCCCTTCAAGCCGTACTTCCTCGGCGAGGTCAAGCCGCCCGCCCCGCGCGTCACCAGCGTGCAGAAGTGCGTGCGCACGCCGGACATCGAAGAGGTCGGCAAGACCACGCGCCACGGCACGTTCTTCCAGATGTGCGGGAACTTCTCCTTCGGCGACTACTTCAAGGAAGGCGCCATCGAGTTCGCGTGGGCCGCGCTCACGAACTCCCTGGAGGACGGCGGCTTCGGGCTCGACCCCGAGCGTCTGTGGATCACCGTGTACCTCGACGACGACGAGGCCGAGCAGATCTGGCGCGACAAGATCGGTGTCCCCGCCGAGCGCATCCAGCGTCTGGGCAAGAAGGACAACTTCTGGTCCATGGGCGTCCCCGGCCCCTGCGGCCCCTGCTCCGAGATCAACTACGACCGCGGTCCCGAGTTCGGCGTCGAGGGCGGCCCCGCCGTCAACGACGAGCGCTACGTGGAGATCTGGAACCTCGTCTTCATGCAGTACGAGCGGGGCGCGGGCGACGGCAAGGAGGACTTCCCGATCCTGGGCGACCTGCCGTCGAAGAACATCGACACGGGCCTCGGCCTCGAGCGCCTCGCCATGATCCTCCAGGGCGTACAGAACATGTACGAGACCGACACCCTGCGCGTCGTCATGGACAAGGCCACCGAGCTCACCGGCGTCCGCTACGGAGCCGACCACGGCTCGGACGTCTCCCTGCGCGTCGTCGCGGACCACATCCGCACCTCGGCGATGCTCATCGGCGACGGCGTCACCCCCGGCAACGAGGGCCGCGGCTACGTCCTGCGCCGCATCATGCGCCGTGCCATCCGCAACATGCGCCTCATGGGCGCCACCGGTCCGGTCGTCCGCGAGCTGATCGACGTGGTCGTGGAGACCATGGGCCTGCAGTACCCGGAGCTGATCACCGACCGCAAGCGCATCGAGACCGTCGCGCTCGCCGAGGAGGCCGCCTTCCTCAAGGCCCTCAAGGGCGGCACGAACATCCTCGAGACCGCCGTCACCGAGACCAAGGCCGCCGGCGGCCGGGTCCTGGCCGGCGACAAGGCGTTCCTGCTCCACGACACCTGGGGCTTCCCGATCGACCTCACGCTGGAGATGGCCGGCGAGCAGGGTCTCTCCGTCGACGAAGAGGGCTTCCGCCGCCTGATGCAGGAGCAGCGGGACAAGGCCAAGGCCGACGCCAAGGCCAAGAAGACCGGTCACGCCGACCTCTCCGCCTACCGCGAGGTGGCGGACAGGTCCGGCGTCACGGAGTTCACCGGTTACACCTCCACCGAGGGCGAGTCGACGGTCGTCGGCCTCCTCGTCGACGGTGTGCCCTCGCCCGCCGCGAGCGAGGGCGACGAGGTCGAGGTCGTCCTCGACCGCACCCCCTTCTACGCCGAGGGCGGCGGCCAGCTGGCCGACCAGGGCCGCATCAGGCTCGACACCGGCGCGGTCATCCACGTCCGCGACGTGCAGCAGCCCGTGCCCGGGGTCTCGGTCCACAAGGGTTCGGTCCAGGTCGGCGAGGTGACGCTCGGGGCCTCGGCCCACGCCTCCATCGACAACACGCGCCGCCGCGCGATCGCCCGCGCCCACAGCGCCACCCACCTCACCCACCAGGCCCTGCGTGACGCCCTCGGTCCCACGGCCGCCCAGGCCGGTTCCGAGAACTCGCCCGGCCGCTTCCGCTTCGACTTCGGCTCGCCCGCCGCCGTCCCCGGCACGGTGCTGACCGACGTCGAGCAGAAGATCAACGAGGTCCTCGCCCGGGAGCTCGACGTCCAGGCCGAGGTCATGTCCATCGACGACGCCAAGAAGCAGGGCGCCATCGCGGAGTTCGGCGAGAAGTACGGCGAGCGGGTCCGGGTCGTCACCATCGGCGACTTCTCCAAGGAGCTGTGCGGCGGCACGCACGTGCACAACACCGCCCAGCTCGGCCTGGTGAAGCTGCTCGGCGAGTCGTCCATCGGTTCCGGGGTGCGCCGTATCGAGGCCCTCGTCGGCGTCGACGCGTACAACTTCCTGGCCAAGGAGCACACGGTCGTCGCGCAGCTCCAGGAACTGCTGAAGGGCCGTCCCGAGGAGCTTCCCGAGAAGATCTCCGGCATGCTCGGCAAGCTCAAGGACGCCGAGAAGGAGATCGAGAAGTTCCGCGCGGAGAAGGTCCTCCAGGCCGCCGCCGGGCTGGTGGAGTCGGCGAAGGACGTGCGGGGCGTCGCCCTGGTCACCGGGCAGGTGCCGGACGGAACCTCGGCCGACGACCTGCGCAAGCTGGTCCTCGACGTGCGCGGGCGCATCCAGGGCGGCAGGCCCGCCGTGGTGGCCCTGTTCACCACGGCGAACGGCCGCCCGCTGACCGTCATCGCCACCAACGAGGCAGCCCGCGAGCGCGGTCTCAAGGCCGGTGACCTGGTCCGTACCGCCGCCAAGACCCTCGGCGGCGGCGGTGGCGGCAAGCCGGACGTCGCCCAGGGCGGCGGTCAGAACCCGGACGCCATCGGCGACGCCGTCGCCGCTGTCGAACGCCTCGTCACCGAGACGGCATGA
- a CDS encoding DUF948 domain-containing protein, translating into MAGILVAVFWAILVSFLAVVLVRLAQTLRAATALVADVTEQAVPLLADASATLRSAQTQLDKVDAIASDVQEVTSNASALSTTVASTFGGPLVKVAAFGYGVRQAIGRRTAAEPEPARRTPRRTVIVGRTVPSARDKKRNGRSSRGQKD; encoded by the coding sequence GTGGCCGGCATTCTGGTGGCTGTCTTCTGGGCGATCCTGGTGTCCTTCCTCGCCGTGGTACTGGTGAGGCTGGCCCAGACGCTCAGGGCTGCCACCGCCCTGGTGGCGGACGTGACGGAGCAGGCGGTCCCGCTGCTCGCCGACGCCTCCGCGACGCTGCGCTCCGCGCAGACCCAGCTGGACAAGGTCGACGCCATCGCGAGCGACGTCCAGGAGGTCACCTCCAACGCCTCCGCGCTCTCCACGACCGTCGCCTCGACGTTCGGCGGCCCCCTCGTGAAGGTGGCGGCATTCGGCTACGGGGTACGGCAGGCGATCGGCCGCCGCACCGCCGCCGAGCCGGAACCCGCCCGCCGCACCCCCCGCCGCACCGTGATCGTCGGCCGTACCGTGCCGTCCGCCCGCGACAAGAAGCGGAACGGCCGAAGCTCCCGCGGACAGAAGGACTGA
- a CDS encoding ATP-binding protein, with amino-acid sequence MRRPQRPFPVSDDAGPRPVRGNLPAELDAFVGRDEELADVGALLGEYRLVTVAGVAGAGKTRFVSRIAALMEKRYCDGVWIAELSAVHDPGLLEHTLAAAMGLTDHTSRPPRTMLLEHCAGRRLLLVIDGFEHLTDDCAALVRELLRGAPGLQVLAAGRRPLRVDGETTYPLAPMTDDDAMELFARRAASVRPGFTLTDGNRDTVRELCRRLDGIPLALELAAGRLRALTVEQVLRRLDDRFRLLTGGSPSALPRHQTLRTAIGWSHELCAPEQRLLWARLSVFAGQFDLEAVEYICSGPGLPADSVLDVLDELLAQSVVLREDSALGSRYRLLDTVREYGAEWLRATGDAERLRRRHRDWYLGLATWCELDWFSPRQAEAAARIDGELPNLRRAMECSMESADEVHLAQYLAGTLWFYWAGCGRLSEGRHWLDHVLEEESPHDHARLKALWVLGYVAVLQGDAVGAVSALQECREEGERAGDASAVAYAVHRTGCLSLVTDDPVRAEELLRDALARYREIGELNSNVLMAQVELGMAVAFRGDLAGAAEICAEVRDVCEDHGERWAMAYALYVLAYAALIEGRNQRARQMLGEALSIAHAFHDLLGTVLSLELLALVTATEGDAAEAALLQGAADRIWPSVGLPLFGSVHYGGPRVQCEERARAELGDARYESERHAGSRLDTRAAVTRALGVRAHGGPGGTRPADGRTAREGAAGGGAAGDARRPAASRTTGRGGPELG; translated from the coding sequence ATGCGACGCCCTCAGCGCCCCTTCCCCGTATCCGACGACGCCGGGCCCCGTCCCGTACGGGGAAATCTCCCGGCGGAGCTCGACGCCTTCGTGGGACGCGACGAGGAACTGGCGGACGTCGGGGCGCTCCTGGGCGAATACCGCCTGGTGACCGTGGCGGGCGTCGCCGGGGCCGGCAAGACCCGTTTCGTCAGCAGGATCGCGGCGCTGATGGAGAAACGGTACTGCGATGGGGTCTGGATCGCGGAGCTGTCCGCCGTCCACGATCCCGGGCTGCTGGAGCACACGCTGGCCGCCGCGATGGGACTGACGGACCACACCAGCAGACCTCCGCGCACCATGCTGCTGGAGCACTGCGCGGGCCGCCGGCTCCTGCTCGTGATCGACGGTTTCGAACATCTCACCGACGACTGTGCCGCGCTGGTGCGGGAGCTGCTGCGCGGGGCGCCGGGGCTCCAGGTGCTCGCGGCGGGGCGCCGCCCCCTGCGGGTGGACGGTGAGACCACCTATCCGCTGGCGCCGATGACCGACGACGACGCGATGGAGCTGTTCGCCCGGCGGGCGGCCTCGGTGCGCCCCGGTTTCACCCTGACCGACGGCAACCGGGACACCGTGCGCGAACTGTGCCGCCGGCTCGACGGGATTCCGCTGGCGCTGGAACTCGCCGCGGGAAGACTGCGGGCCCTGACCGTGGAACAGGTGCTGCGCCGTCTCGACGACCGGTTCCGGCTGCTGACCGGAGGCAGCCCGAGCGCACTCCCCCGGCACCAGACCCTGCGCACGGCCATCGGCTGGAGCCATGAGCTGTGCGCCCCCGAGCAGCGGCTGCTGTGGGCGCGGCTCTCGGTGTTCGCCGGGCAGTTCGACCTGGAGGCCGTCGAGTACATCTGCAGCGGTCCCGGGCTGCCCGCCGACTCCGTGCTGGACGTGCTGGACGAACTGCTGGCGCAGTCCGTCGTGCTGCGCGAGGACTCGGCGCTCGGCAGCCGCTACCGACTGCTGGACACCGTGCGGGAGTACGGCGCGGAGTGGCTGCGGGCGACCGGGGACGCCGAGCGGCTGCGGCGCAGGCACCGGGACTGGTACCTGGGGCTGGCGACGTGGTGCGAGCTCGACTGGTTCAGCCCGAGGCAGGCCGAGGCCGCGGCGCGGATCGACGGTGAACTGCCCAACCTCCGCCGGGCGATGGAGTGCTCGATGGAGAGCGCCGACGAGGTCCATCTCGCGCAGTACCTGGCGGGCACGCTGTGGTTCTACTGGGCGGGCTGCGGGCGCCTGTCGGAGGGCCGCCACTGGCTGGACCACGTCCTGGAGGAGGAGTCGCCCCACGACCACGCCCGGCTCAAGGCGCTGTGGGTCCTGGGCTACGTCGCCGTGCTCCAGGGTGACGCGGTCGGCGCGGTGTCGGCGTTGCAGGAGTGCCGCGAGGAGGGCGAGCGGGCGGGGGACGCGTCCGCCGTCGCCTACGCCGTGCACCGCACGGGCTGCCTCTCCCTCGTCACGGACGATCCGGTCCGCGCCGAGGAACTGCTGCGGGACGCGCTCGCGCGCTACCGGGAGATCGGGGAACTGAACAGCAACGTGCTGATGGCGCAGGTCGAGCTGGGCATGGCGGTGGCGTTCCGCGGCGACCTGGCCGGGGCGGCGGAGATCTGCGCCGAGGTCCGCGACGTCTGCGAGGACCACGGAGAGCGGTGGGCCATGGCGTACGCGCTGTACGTCCTCGCCTACGCGGCGCTGATCGAGGGGCGCAACCAGCGGGCGCGGCAGATGCTCGGTGAGGCCCTGTCGATCGCGCACGCCTTCCACGATCTGCTCGGCACGGTCCTCTCACTGGAGTTGCTGGCCCTCGTGACGGCGACCGAGGGGGACGCCGCGGAGGCCGCACTGCTGCAGGGTGCCGCGGACCGGATCTGGCCGTCGGTGGGGCTGCCGCTGTTCGGCTCGGTCCACTACGGCGGTCCCCGGGTCCAGTGCGAGGAGCGGGCCAGGGCCGAGCTGGGCGACGCGCGCTACGAGTCGGAGCGGCACGCCGGCAGCCGGCTGGACACGCGGGCTGCCGTGACGCGGGCGCTCGGCGTCCGGGCGCACGGAGGGCCGGGGGGCACCAGGCCGGCGGACGGACGGACCGCGCGGGAGGGGGCCGCGGGCGGCGGAGCCGCCGGGGACGCGCGAAGGCCCGCCGCCTCCCGTACGACAGGGAGGGGCGGGCCCGAGCTCGGCTGA
- the rpsD gene encoding 30S ribosomal protein S4, with protein sequence MPNQSRPKVKKSRALGIALTPKAVKYFEARPYPPGEHGRGRKQNSDYKVRLLEKQRLRAQYDISERQMARAYDRARKAEGKTGEALVVELERRLDALVLRSGIARTIYQARQMVVHGHIEVNGGKVDKPSFRVRPDDVVQVRERSRSKVPFQVAREGGYDTDGETPRYLQVNLKALAFRLDRDPNRKEIPVICDEQLVVEYYAR encoded by the coding sequence GTGCCTAACCAGTCGCGTCCCAAGGTCAAGAAGTCGCGTGCCCTCGGCATCGCCCTGACGCCGAAGGCTGTCAAGTACTTCGAGGCCCGCCCCTACCCGCCGGGCGAGCACGGCCGTGGCCGCAAGCAGAACTCGGACTACAAGGTCCGTCTGCTCGAGAAGCAGCGCCTGCGTGCGCAGTACGACATCAGCGAGCGCCAGATGGCGCGTGCCTACGACCGCGCCCGCAAGGCCGAGGGCAAGACGGGCGAGGCGCTGGTCGTCGAGCTCGAGCGTCGCCTCGACGCCCTGGTCCTGCGTTCGGGCATCGCCCGCACCATCTACCAGGCCCGCCAGATGGTCGTCCACGGCCACATCGAGGTCAACGGTGGCAAGGTCGACAAGCCGTCCTTCCGCGTGCGCCCCGACGACGTCGTCCAGGTCCGCGAGCGCAGCCGCTCCAAGGTCCCCTTCCAGGTGGCCCGCGAGGGTGGCTACGACACCGACGGCGAGACCCCGCGCTACCTCCAGGTGAACCTGAAGGCCCTGGCCTTCCGCCTGGACCGTGACCCGAACCGCAAGGAAATTCCGGTCATCTGCGACGAGCAGCTCGTCGTCGAGTACTACGCCCGCTGA